Proteins from a genomic interval of Thiohalobacter sp.:
- a CDS encoding ATP phosphoribosyltransferase regulatory subunit, which yields MSAIDHWLLPEGIGEMLPDQAWRAEALRRRLLDVYRSWGYELIIPPMIEFLESLLTGTGNDLDLRTFKLTDQLSGRTMGVRADMTPQAARIDAHALKREGPVRLCYLGTVLHTRAEGHGASRSPLQVGAELFGHAGRESDLEVIGLMLETLAVAGVPEVHLDLGHVGIFRGLAAEAGLTPEVEQELFDVLQRKALPELETLLAGLGLAEEARQRLAALAGLHGDASVLAQAEESLAGAGEGVRQALAELRAIGTAVARRWPKVPLNYDLAELRGYAYQTGVVFAAFAPGSGQEIARGGRYDKIGEVFGRARPATGFSTDLKRLLALGSAFREPPAGAIAAPTAGDEALEREIHALRAAGERVIRMLPEQGVDAAALGCDRELIETGGGWQVKALGG from the coding sequence ATGTCTGCGATCGATCACTGGTTGTTGCCGGAGGGCATCGGGGAAATGCTTCCCGATCAGGCCTGGCGGGCCGAGGCCCTGCGTCGCCGGCTACTGGACGTCTACCGCAGCTGGGGCTATGAACTCATCATCCCGCCCATGATCGAGTTCCTGGAGTCGCTGCTTACCGGCACAGGCAACGACCTGGACCTGCGCACTTTCAAGCTGACCGATCAGCTCAGCGGCCGGACCATGGGCGTGCGCGCCGACATGACGCCCCAGGCCGCGCGCATCGACGCCCATGCGCTCAAGCGCGAGGGTCCGGTGCGGCTCTGCTATCTGGGCACCGTGCTGCATACTCGCGCCGAGGGCCACGGGGCCTCGCGCAGCCCCCTCCAGGTGGGCGCCGAGCTGTTCGGCCATGCCGGACGGGAGAGCGATCTCGAGGTCATCGGCCTGATGCTGGAGACGCTGGCGGTAGCCGGTGTGCCCGAGGTTCATCTGGATCTGGGTCATGTCGGCATTTTTCGCGGACTGGCGGCCGAGGCCGGGCTCACACCCGAGGTGGAGCAGGAGCTGTTCGATGTGCTGCAGCGCAAGGCGCTGCCCGAGCTGGAAACCCTGCTGGCGGGTCTTGGCCTGGCCGAAGAGGCGCGGCAGCGTCTTGCGGCACTGGCCGGGCTTCACGGCGACGCGAGCGTGCTGGCGCAAGCCGAGGAATCGCTCGCCGGGGCCGGCGAAGGGGTCAGGCAGGCACTCGCAGAACTGCGCGCCATCGGCACAGCCGTGGCCAGGCGCTGGCCGAAGGTGCCGCTGAACTATGATCTCGCGGAACTGCGCGGCTATGCCTATCAGACCGGTGTGGTGTTTGCGGCCTTTGCACCGGGAAGTGGCCAGGAGATTGCGCGCGGTGGACGCTACGACAAGATCGGCGAAGTATTCGGCCGTGCCCGCCCCGCAACCGGATTCAGTACCGACCTGAAGAGACTGTTGGCACTGGGCAGTGCCTTCCGCGAGCCGCCGGCCGGAGCGATTGCGGCACCGACGGCCGGCGACGAGGCGCTTGAACGGGAGATTCACGCCCTGCGCGCGGCGGGAGAGCGGGTGATCCGTATGTTGCCGGAACAGGGAGTGGATGCGGCGGCGCTGGGTTGCGACAGAGAGCTGATCGAAACGGGGGGAGGCTGGCAGGTGAAAGCCCTGGGAGGCTGA
- a CDS encoding adenylosuccinate synthase, with translation MGKNVVVIGTQWGDEGKGKIVDLLTERAAAVVRFQGGHNAGHTLVIDGEKTVLHLIPSGVLRENVECLIGNGVVLSPTALIEEIEMLEARGVPARERLRVSEACTLILPYHVALDHAREKARGKKAIGTTGRGIGPAYEDKISRRGLKLGEIFQRERLAARLGEVMDYHNFVLQNYFKCDPVDFQQVLDETLAMADTLEPLIGDVPEILDRHRRAGNDIMFEGAQGALLDIDHGTYPFVTSSNTTAGGACTGSGVGPCSIDYVLGITKAYTTRVGAGPFPTELYDGNELQDAVGAHLARVGHEFGSTTGRPRRCGWFDAVALRRANQINSVTGLCITKLDVLDGLDTIRLCVGYRSQGRELQTLPVGAEALASCEPIYEDLPGWKDSTVGVREYDRLPANARAYLKRIEEVTDVPVDIISTGPDRNDNIILRHPFGD, from the coding sequence ATGGGCAAGAACGTGGTGGTGATCGGCACCCAGTGGGGTGACGAGGGCAAGGGCAAGATCGTCGATCTGCTCACCGAACGGGCCGCGGCGGTGGTTCGCTTCCAGGGCGGACACAATGCCGGACATACGCTGGTGATAGACGGCGAAAAGACGGTGCTGCATCTCATCCCCTCGGGCGTGCTGCGCGAGAACGTCGAGTGCCTGATCGGCAACGGCGTGGTGCTTTCACCGACTGCCCTCATCGAGGAAATCGAGATGCTGGAAGCGCGGGGCGTACCGGCCCGTGAGCGGTTGCGCGTCTCCGAGGCCTGCACCCTCATCCTTCCCTACCATGTCGCGCTCGATCATGCCCGCGAGAAGGCCCGCGGCAAAAAGGCCATCGGGACCACCGGGCGGGGCATCGGGCCGGCCTACGAGGACAAGATTTCCCGCCGCGGATTGAAACTCGGCGAGATCTTCCAGCGTGAGCGACTGGCGGCCCGGCTGGGTGAGGTGATGGACTATCATAACTTCGTGCTGCAGAACTATTTCAAGTGCGACCCGGTGGACTTCCAGCAGGTGCTCGACGAAACCCTGGCCATGGCCGATACCCTCGAACCGCTAATCGGCGATGTGCCCGAGATCCTCGATCGACATCGCCGTGCCGGCAACGACATCATGTTCGAGGGTGCGCAGGGTGCGCTGCTGGACATCGATCACGGTACCTATCCCTTCGTGACCTCCTCCAATACCACCGCGGGCGGTGCCTGCACCGGCAGCGGTGTCGGGCCCTGCAGCATCGACTACGTGCTGGGCATCACCAAGGCCTACACAACCCGTGTCGGTGCCGGCCCCTTCCCCACCGAACTCTACGACGGCAATGAGCTCCAGGACGCGGTAGGGGCGCACCTGGCCAGGGTCGGGCACGAGTTCGGCTCCACCACCGGTCGTCCGCGCCGCTGTGGCTGGTTCGATGCCGTGGCGCTGCGTCGCGCCAACCAGATCAACAGCGTGACCGGCCTGTGCATCACCAAGCTCGACGTGCTGGACGGGCTGGACACCATCCGCCTGTGCGTGGGCTACCGCAGCCAGGGTCGGGAACTGCAGACACTGCCGGTCGGTGCCGAGGCGCTGGCCAGCTGCGAACCCATCTACGAGGATCTGCCCGGGTGGAAGGATTCCACCGTGGGAGTGCGCGAGTATGACCGGCTTCCGGCCAATGCGCGCGCCTACCTGAAACGCATCGAGGAGGTGACCGATGTGCCGGTGGACATCATTTCCACCGGGCCTGACCGCAACGACAACATCATCCTGCGCCATCCGTTCGGCGACTGA
- the rnr gene encoding ribonuclease R: MTRKKKGSGSAGKRRRDPHAAREAARYERPIPSRELILEVLKEQGEPLHADALARLLGLKHPDELEALQRRLRAMTRDGQIVRNRREGYAPIDKLDLVRGRVIAHPDGFGFLVPDEGGDDLFLSPREMRSLFHGDRIVARIIGRDYRGRKEGAVVEILERNTQRVVGRFHAENGVQFVQPDHKRIPHDIQIPPGAEGDARDGQIVTVEIVEQPGYRNPPIGRVVEVLGDHMAPGMEIDVAIRAHDLPLEWPEAVEQEVAGLGEKVPPAAKRGRVDLRETPLVTIDGVDSRDFDDAVYCEAKPKGWRLLVAIADVSHYVQPGTALDREAESRGNSVYFPQRVIPMLPEILSNGLCSLNPQVDRLCMVAELYIDREGNIRRSRFFEGLMKSHARLTYDEVAAMLVDRDPVTRKRYRKLLPHLEELHRLYKVLHKAREARGAIDFDTTETRIEFGPDRKIDRIVPVERNDAHRLIEECMIAANVAAARFLARHKLPTLYRVHEGPTAEKLTALREFLGELGLKLGGGDRPEAHDYAKLLKAIKGRPDAHLIQTVMLRSLSQAVYTPSNHGHFGLALPQYLHFTSPIRRYPDLLVHRGIRHVLRNANRKRKQAFPYSEADMDGMGAHCSMTERRADEATRDAVDWLKCEYMLDKVGEVYDGIIAGVTSFGIFVELQGIFIEGLVHVTALKNDYYHFDPSHHRLVGERSGRTYRLGDPIEVKVVRVDLDERKIDLALPDEAGEEAPSRSSRRSRRRGKRGGKTRNEAAASGGRQQDKGAAGKGSEPKQDDKAPEKGRGRSRRRGGRRSGRGRNRRTD, translated from the coding sequence ATGACACGCAAGAAAAAGGGCAGCGGATCCGCCGGCAAGCGTCGCCGCGATCCCCATGCCGCCCGCGAGGCCGCCAGGTACGAACGGCCCATTCCCAGCCGCGAGTTGATCCTCGAGGTGCTCAAGGAGCAAGGCGAGCCCCTGCACGCCGACGCGCTGGCCCGCCTCCTGGGACTGAAGCATCCGGACGAACTCGAGGCCCTGCAGCGTCGCCTGCGGGCCATGACACGCGATGGCCAGATCGTGCGCAACCGGCGCGAGGGCTATGCACCGATCGACAAGCTGGACCTGGTCCGTGGCCGGGTGATCGCCCATCCCGATGGTTTCGGCTTTCTGGTTCCCGACGAGGGCGGTGACGACCTGTTCCTGTCGCCGCGCGAGATGCGCAGCCTGTTCCACGGCGATCGCATCGTGGCCCGCATCATTGGCAGGGACTATCGCGGGCGCAAGGAAGGCGCCGTCGTCGAGATCCTGGAGCGCAACACCCAGCGGGTAGTCGGGCGTTTCCATGCCGAAAACGGGGTGCAGTTCGTGCAGCCCGACCACAAGCGCATCCCCCATGACATCCAGATTCCGCCGGGTGCCGAGGGCGATGCACGCGACGGCCAGATCGTCACCGTGGAGATCGTCGAGCAGCCCGGTTACCGCAATCCGCCCATCGGCCGCGTGGTCGAGGTACTGGGTGATCACATGGCCCCGGGCATGGAGATCGATGTCGCCATCCGTGCCCACGACCTGCCGCTGGAATGGCCGGAGGCAGTCGAGCAGGAAGTCGCCGGCCTTGGCGAGAAGGTGCCGCCCGCGGCCAAGCGCGGACGCGTCGATCTTCGCGAGACCCCGCTGGTGACCATCGACGGGGTGGATTCTCGCGATTTCGACGATGCCGTCTACTGCGAGGCCAAGCCCAAGGGATGGCGGCTGCTGGTCGCCATCGCCGATGTCTCGCACTACGTGCAGCCGGGCACTGCACTGGACCGGGAGGCCGAGTCGCGCGGCAATTCGGTTTACTTCCCGCAGCGCGTCATCCCCATGCTGCCGGAAATTCTTTCCAATGGCCTGTGTTCGCTCAACCCCCAGGTCGATCGGCTGTGCATGGTGGCCGAGCTCTACATCGATCGCGAAGGCAACATCCGCCGTTCCCGCTTCTTCGAGGGCCTGATGAAGTCCCACGCGCGGCTGACCTATGACGAGGTCGCCGCCATGCTGGTCGACCGGGATCCGGTCACCCGCAAGCGTTATCGCAAGCTGCTGCCGCATCTGGAGGAATTGCATCGGCTCTACAAGGTCCTGCACAAGGCGCGCGAGGCGCGCGGTGCCATCGATTTCGATACCACCGAAACACGCATCGAATTCGGGCCTGATCGCAAGATCGATCGCATCGTGCCGGTGGAGCGCAACGATGCCCATCGGCTGATCGAGGAATGCATGATTGCAGCGAACGTGGCCGCAGCGCGTTTCCTCGCGCGCCACAAGCTGCCAACCCTGTATCGGGTCCACGAGGGTCCCACGGCCGAGAAGCTGACGGCCCTGCGTGAGTTCCTGGGCGAACTCGGGCTCAAGCTTGGTGGTGGGGACCGCCCCGAGGCGCACGATTACGCGAAGCTGCTCAAGGCCATCAAGGGCCGTCCCGACGCCCACCTGATCCAGACCGTCATGCTTCGCTCCCTGTCCCAGGCGGTGTACACGCCCAGCAATCATGGCCATTTCGGTCTGGCATTGCCCCAGTATCTCCACTTCACTTCGCCCATCCGCCGCTATCCCGACCTGCTGGTGCATCGCGGCATCCGTCATGTGCTGCGCAATGCCAACCGCAAGCGCAAGCAGGCCTTCCCCTACAGCGAGGCCGACATGGATGGTATGGGGGCCCACTGTTCCATGACCGAGCGGCGCGCCGACGAGGCGACCCGCGACGCCGTGGACTGGCTGAAGTGCGAATACATGCTGGACAAGGTGGGCGAGGTCTACGACGGCATCATCGCCGGTGTGACCTCGTTCGGGATTTTCGTCGAGCTGCAGGGTATCTTCATCGAGGGCCTGGTGCACGTCACCGCGCTGAAGAACGACTACTATCACTTCGACCCCTCCCATCACCGGCTGGTGGGCGAACGCAGCGGCCGGACCTACCGGCTCGGCGATCCGATCGAGGTGAAGGTGGTGCGGGTGGATCTGGACGAGCGCAAGATCGACCTGGCGCTGCCGGACGAGGCCGGCGAGGAAGCGCCTTCCCGCAGCAGCCGGCGCTCGCGGCGTCGTGGCAAGCGCGGCGGCAAGACACGGAATGAGGCCGCGGCCAGCGGCGGCAGGCAGCAGGACAAGGGTGCCGCCGGCAAGGGCAGCGAACCGAAGCAGGACGACAAGGCGCCCGAGAAGGGCCGCGGCCGGTCCCGCCGGCGGGGCGGTCGGCGTTCCGGTCGCGGACGCAACAGGAGGACGGACTGA
- a CDS encoding OmpA family protein gives MTQTGRTLVSLLVVAALGGCAADDPNRRAKTGAAVGAVVGAIIGHQIDDDSGRFVGAAVGAVAGGLVGNYMDRQQQEFERALEEERRRNQIEIERLKDESLKIDISSEVSFDFDSAAIKPAFRPTLDKVAEILRRYDRTIVHVVGHTDSVGDADYNQRLSERRARAVVDYLVSRGVPRERLRAEGRGEREPRASNDTEAGRQLNRRVELFVKPIVEGQEQRAYESPGPARWNP, from the coding sequence ATGACGCAGACAGGAAGAACCCTGGTTTCCCTCCTGGTCGTGGCGGCCCTCGGGGGCTGCGCGGCCGACGACCCCAACCGCCGCGCCAAGACGGGCGCCGCGGTAGGTGCCGTGGTGGGTGCCATCATCGGCCATCAGATCGACGATGACAGCGGGCGTTTCGTCGGCGCGGCAGTGGGCGCCGTTGCCGGCGGCCTGGTCGGCAACTACATGGACCGGCAGCAGCAGGAGTTTGAACGAGCGCTGGAAGAGGAACGGCGCAGGAACCAGATCGAGATCGAGCGGCTCAAGGACGAGAGCCTCAAGATCGACATCTCCAGCGAGGTGTCCTTCGACTTCGACAGTGCCGCCATCAAGCCTGCCTTTCGTCCCACCCTGGACAAGGTGGCGGAGATCCTGCGGCGCTACGACCGCACCATCGTGCATGTGGTGGGCCACACCGACAGCGTCGGGGACGCGGACTACAACCAGCGGCTCTCCGAGCGCCGGGCCCGGGCCGTGGTCGACTATCTGGTATCGCGGGGCGTGCCGCGCGAGCGCCTGCGGGCGGAAGGCCGCGGCGAACGGGAACCCCGCGCCAGCAACGACACCGAGGCCGGTCGCCAGCTCAATCGCAGGGTCGAGCTGTTCGTCAAGCCCATCGTCGAGGGCCAGGAGCAGCGTGCCTACGAATCGCCGGGTCCAGCGCGCTGGAATCCCTGA
- the rlmB gene encoding 23S rRNA (guanosine(2251)-2'-O)-methyltransferase RlmB, with protein sequence MSRTSVRVGGLHAVASLLARDSTRVRRLWVRAGREDDRLAALLAMAESTGIPVERVARERLDSLAGLTSHQGVVAELAPAPPRGEAELEACLDALAKPPLLLILDGVQDPHNLGACLRTADAAGVDAVIVPKDRSAGLTAVVRKVASGAAEVVPLFQVTNLARCLRALRDRGIWLYGAAGEAEQSLYRTDLTGPLGLVLGSEGKGLRRLTREHCDALVRIPLFGSVASLNVSVAAGVLLFEARRQRSPDI encoded by the coding sequence GTGAGCAGGACGAGCGTACGCGTCGGCGGGCTGCACGCAGTCGCCTCACTGCTGGCCCGCGACAGTACGCGAGTCCGCCGGCTGTGGGTGCGCGCCGGTCGCGAGGATGACCGGTTGGCGGCGCTGCTGGCGATGGCGGAGTCTACCGGAATCCCGGTTGAACGCGTGGCGCGCGAGCGGCTGGATTCGCTGGCCGGCCTGACCTCCCATCAGGGGGTGGTGGCCGAGCTGGCGCCGGCCCCGCCCCGGGGCGAGGCCGAACTTGAGGCTTGTCTCGATGCCCTGGCCAAACCGCCACTGCTGCTGATCCTTGACGGGGTGCAGGACCCCCACAATCTGGGGGCCTGCCTGCGCACCGCCGACGCCGCGGGCGTGGACGCCGTCATCGTCCCGAAGGACCGCTCGGCGGGCCTGACTGCGGTGGTTCGCAAGGTTGCCAGCGGGGCGGCCGAGGTGGTGCCGCTGTTCCAGGTGACCAATCTCGCACGTTGCCTGCGGGCGCTGCGCGACCGCGGCATCTGGCTGTACGGGGCGGCGGGGGAGGCCGAGCAGAGCCTGTACCGGACCGACCTGACCGGGCCGCTGGGCCTGGTTCTGGGCAGCGAGGGCAAGGGCTTGCGGCGCCTGACCCGGGAACACTGCGACGCCCTCGTGCGCATCCCGCTGTTCGGCAGCGTCGCCAGCCTCAATGTCTCGGTGGCGGCCGGGGTGCTGCTGTTCGAGGCGCGCCGGCAGCGTTCCCCCGACATTTGA
- the rpsF gene encoding 30S ribosomal protein S6, whose amino-acid sequence MRHYEIVFLVHPDQSEQVPAMIERYRSTIEGSGGRIHRLEDWGRRQLAYPIQKVHKAHYVLMNVECDQAALDELTSAFRFNDAVLRNLVIARDEAITEPSPLAKRDESKDRDGESASESTEDKKAASSEDAA is encoded by the coding sequence ATGCGTCATTACGAAATCGTGTTCCTGGTCCATCCGGACCAGAGTGAACAGGTGCCCGCCATGATCGAACGCTACCGTTCGACCATCGAGGGCTCCGGCGGCAGGATCCACCGTCTCGAGGACTGGGGTCGCCGCCAGCTTGCCTATCCCATCCAGAAGGTCCACAAGGCCCACTACGTGCTGATGAACGTGGAGTGCGACCAGGCCGCGCTCGACGAGCTGACCTCCGCCTTCCGTTTCAACGACGCCGTGCTGCGCAATCTGGTGATTGCAAGGGACGAGGCCATCACCGAGCCCTCGCCGCTGGCGAAGCGCGACGAGAGCAAGGACCGGGACGGCGAGAGTGCGAGCGAGTCCACCGAGGACAAGAAGGCAGCCTCCAGCGAGGATGCCGCCTGA
- the priB gene encoding primosomal replication protein N — protein MRNRTELEGWLVAPPEVRYTPAGIPIARFLLEHRSTQTEAAHPVEIRARMRVVAAGRALQDRLAGLETGSRLRVRGFLAQPSRRSGPVTIELHADCIERVAEQQDTESN, from the coding sequence ATGCGCAACCGCACCGAGCTGGAAGGCTGGCTGGTTGCGCCCCCGGAGGTCAGGTACACCCCCGCCGGCATCCCCATTGCGCGCTTCCTGCTGGAACACCGCTCCACCCAGACCGAGGCCGCGCACCCGGTGGAAATCCGGGCCAGGATGCGGGTGGTGGCGGCCGGCCGGGCCCTGCAGGACAGGCTGGCCGGCCTCGAAACAGGCAGTCGCCTGAGGGTGCGGGGCTTTCTGGCACAGCCGAGCCGGCGCTCCGGGCCGGTGACCATCGAACTGCACGCCGACTGCATCGAGCGGGTGGCGGAGCAGCAGGACACGGAATCGAATTGA
- the rpsR gene encoding 30S ribosomal protein S18, which yields MARFFRRRKYCRFTAEGVKEIDYKDLATLKNYITETGKIVPSRITGTSARYQRQLATAIKRARYLALLPYCDAH from the coding sequence ATGGCTCGTTTCTTTCGTCGCAGAAAGTACTGCCGTTTCACCGCCGAGGGCGTCAAGGAGATCGACTACAAGGATCTCGCGACGCTGAAGAACTACATCACCGAGACCGGCAAGATCGTGCCCAGCCGCATCACCGGCACCAGCGCGCGCTACCAGCGCCAGCTGGCCACGGCGATCAAGCGCGCGCGCTACCTGGCCCTGCTGCCCTACTGCGACGCCCACTGA
- the rplI gene encoding 50S ribosomal protein L9, whose translation MEVILLEKVANLGNLGDKVKVRPGYGRNFLIPQGKATPATPENVARFEARRAELEKAAAEALAAAEARRDALEGFAVEIAAKAGDEGKLFGSVGTSDIARALTEAGHPVERHEVRLPEGPFRTTGEFDVQLHLHTDVEATVKLTIVAE comes from the coding sequence ATGGAAGTCATTCTGCTGGAGAAGGTCGCGAATCTGGGCAACCTGGGCGACAAGGTCAAGGTCCGGCCCGGTTACGGCCGCAATTTTCTGATCCCCCAGGGCAAGGCCACGCCGGCCACGCCCGAGAACGTGGCCAGGTTCGAGGCCCGTCGCGCCGAGCTGGAGAAGGCCGCCGCCGAAGCGCTGGCCGCCGCGGAGGCCCGCCGCGACGCGCTGGAAGGCTTTGCCGTGGAGATCGCCGCCAAGGCCGGTGACGAGGGCAAGCTGTTCGGCTCCGTCGGCACCAGCGACATTGCGCGCGCACTCACCGAGGCCGGTCATCCGGTCGAGCGCCACGAGGTGCGGCTGCCGGAGGGTCCCTTCCGCACCACGGGGGAATTCGACGTCCAGTTACACCTGCACACCGACGTCGAAGCGACCGTCAAGCTGACCATCGTCGCCGAATAA